From a single Sporosarcina oncorhynchi genomic region:
- a CDS encoding NUDIX hydrolase — translation MKLEKWKQQLLESKDLFIGESTAVRSSILIPLVEVDGEWSVLFEVRSSRMRFQPGDICFPGGRIDATDASPLEAALRETHEELGISPDTIEVVGSLSPYVGSLSFVVYPFVGIVDLKEIITSYNVDEVEEVFTVPLQWLLTHEPYMHEIDVDITPPQSFPFDKIPNGDQYQWRKRTIEEWFYEYGSYTIWGMTARILKHFMDVIRA, via the coding sequence ATGAAACTGGAAAAATGGAAACAGCAGTTGCTGGAAAGTAAAGATTTATTCATCGGAGAAAGTACGGCTGTGCGGTCATCGATTCTTATTCCGCTCGTTGAGGTTGATGGCGAATGGTCTGTATTGTTCGAAGTTCGGTCGTCACGGATGAGGTTCCAGCCAGGGGATATCTGTTTTCCTGGAGGACGAATCGATGCGACAGATGCATCGCCCCTTGAAGCGGCTTTGCGTGAGACGCATGAAGAACTAGGCATCAGCCCTGACACGATAGAAGTGGTCGGCTCGCTTAGCCCGTACGTGGGCTCTCTGTCATTTGTTGTCTATCCGTTCGTTGGCATTGTAGATTTGAAAGAGATCATTACGTCTTACAATGTGGACGAAGTAGAAGAAGTATTTACGGTTCCCCTTCAATGGTTGCTCACCCACGAGCCGTATATGCATGAAATCGACGTGGATATCACACCGCCCCAGTCGTTTCCTTTTGATAAAATCCCAAATGGAGATCAGTATCAATGGCGGAAGCGTACAATTGAAGAATGGTTTTATGAATACGGCTCCTATACGATATGGGGGATGACAGCAAGAATTTTAAAACATTTTATGGATGTCATTCGTGCATGA
- a CDS encoding 3-hydroxyacyl-CoA dehydrogenase produces MNYKNITIAGSGVLGSQIAYQTAFKGFNVSVYDITDEALNTAKERITKLKEYYKADLQATDADLDAAFERLSFNSDLAQAVENADLVIEAIPEVVSIKTDFYTKLGEVAPEKTVFATNSSTLLPSQFAEATGRPEKFLALHFANEIWKNNTAEVMKHPGTDEAVFNDVLTFASAIGMVPLPLYKEQPGYILNSLLVPFLDAAQTLLAKEVADIETIDKTWMIGTGAPLGPFAILDIVGVTTAYHIVSAKAKATGNPDAQKVADLMKENYIDKGKLGRETGEGFYKYPNPAFAHPDFLKG; encoded by the coding sequence ATGAATTATAAAAATATCACTATAGCAGGAAGTGGCGTTTTAGGAAGTCAAATCGCTTATCAAACAGCTTTTAAAGGATTTAACGTTTCGGTTTATGACATTACTGATGAAGCATTGAACACTGCCAAAGAGCGTATTACTAAATTAAAAGAATATTACAAAGCTGATTTACAAGCTACGGATGCAGATTTGGACGCTGCATTTGAACGGCTTTCATTCAATAGCGACCTTGCACAGGCGGTTGAAAATGCAGATCTTGTCATTGAAGCAATTCCTGAAGTCGTAAGTATTAAGACGGATTTCTACACAAAGCTAGGGGAAGTGGCACCTGAAAAAACAGTGTTTGCTACGAACTCTTCGACTTTATTACCAAGTCAATTTGCTGAAGCGACGGGACGCCCCGAGAAATTTTTAGCACTCCATTTTGCGAATGAAATTTGGAAAAATAATACGGCGGAAGTCATGAAGCATCCTGGTACGGACGAAGCCGTGTTCAACGATGTGCTTACATTCGCATCGGCGATTGGAATGGTACCACTGCCGTTGTATAAGGAGCAGCCTGGCTATATTTTGAACTCCCTGTTAGTGCCGTTTTTAGATGCAGCGCAAACATTGCTTGCAAAAGAAGTGGCTGATATCGAAACAATCGATAAAACATGGATGATTGGGACAGGCGCACCACTTGGTCCATTTGCCATCTTAGATATCGTTGGCGTGACGACTGCGTATCATATTGTTTCCGCGAAAGCGAAAGCAACCGGAAACCCGGACGCACAAAAAGTGGCAGATCTGATGAAAGAAAATTATATTGATAAAGGAAAACTGGGTCGTGAAACAGGAGAAGGATTTTATAAGTATCCAAACCCGGCATTCGCACATCCAGATTTCTTAAAAGGTTGA
- a CDS encoding methyl-accepting chemotaxis protein — MMDSIEQLVLSDLKHKNRLMVLTMGFTLLAAFVLAAVTSDMGPTILYGIDFLGVVGYYFLFVRFLKKPNWYPYAAIFHVYTLTLIGNILFGGNVKTVLIVLFLAIFSAIQLKLTPFLFGYIYGFVLLVTNRLTSVEEMVGELFSYSVLLYILLGIMFVVIIRLTSGQFRQVAAYTREFAEDATRQEHEKAVLERSVAEIIERISAMNVRIQQNMSAQNNMSTVVEEMADGSQSQADQISAIAQNTVSMKDGIASFFHVANRLKEESNEANEVAVEGNRQIGILSTDMSILKKNIADLHETYLSLSNKLKETNEFTALIKGISEQTNLLALNASIEAARAGEAGKGFAVVAEEIRKLAEVTNGTTGKITSNLAELNESNRAAFRMMSESSEKIEQNTMTTEEVSNQIVKIASTLVFLDEELIQFASSSTEMIEQSTEIENATNNFAAIVEETSANLQEMSKIIENLTVDSRIVAEEMDHTAQKVSKLQNG, encoded by the coding sequence ATGATGGACTCGATTGAGCAATTAGTATTAAGTGATTTAAAGCATAAAAACCGTTTAATGGTGCTTACGATGGGTTTTACATTGTTAGCGGCATTTGTGTTGGCAGCCGTAACAAGTGACATGGGCCCAACGATTTTATATGGCATCGACTTTTTAGGTGTGGTCGGTTACTACTTTTTATTTGTCCGATTTTTAAAGAAGCCGAATTGGTATCCGTACGCGGCAATATTCCATGTCTATACATTGACCTTAATCGGAAATATTCTGTTCGGAGGGAATGTGAAGACGGTTTTAATTGTATTATTCTTAGCGATTTTCTCCGCCATTCAGTTGAAACTGACACCATTCTTGTTCGGGTACATATACGGTTTTGTGTTATTGGTCACTAACCGATTAACGAGTGTTGAGGAAATGGTTGGAGAGCTATTCAGCTACTCGGTCCTCTTGTATATACTGTTAGGCATTATGTTTGTCGTCATTATAAGGTTGACGAGTGGACAATTTCGCCAAGTGGCTGCATATACGCGAGAGTTTGCTGAAGATGCAACACGGCAAGAACACGAGAAAGCTGTTTTGGAAAGGAGTGTCGCTGAAATTATCGAGAGAATTTCGGCAATGAACGTACGCATTCAGCAAAATATGTCTGCTCAGAACAATATGTCGACTGTTGTGGAAGAGATGGCGGACGGTAGCCAATCGCAAGCGGATCAAATTTCTGCCATTGCTCAAAATACCGTCTCCATGAAAGACGGAATCGCTTCTTTCTTCCATGTAGCGAATCGATTGAAAGAGGAATCCAATGAGGCAAACGAAGTCGCAGTTGAAGGAAACAGGCAAATCGGCATCCTATCGACTGACATGTCTATATTAAAGAAAAACATCGCTGATTTACATGAGACATATTTGTCTTTATCCAATAAATTGAAAGAGACAAATGAATTTACTGCTCTTATTAAAGGCATTTCGGAACAGACGAATTTGCTTGCGCTCAATGCATCGATTGAAGCCGCTCGTGCTGGTGAGGCAGGAAAAGGGTTTGCAGTCGTTGCTGAGGAGATTCGGAAATTAGCTGAAGTGACGAATGGAACTACCGGGAAAATCACATCAAATTTAGCTGAACTGAATGAAAGTAATCGTGCCGCCTTTAGAATGATGTCAGAGAGCAGTGAAAAGATTGAACAAAATACAATGACGACTGAAGAAGTTTCCAATCAAATTGTAAAAATCGCTTCTACTCTAGTGTTTCTCGATGAAGAGCTTATCCAATTTGCATCTTCTTCGACAGAGATGATTGAGCAGTCAACAGAAATCGAAAATGCAACGAATAATTTTGCAGCTATCGTCGAAGAGACCTCTGCCAATTTGCAGGAGATGAGCAAAATTATTGAAAATCTAACGGTCGATAGCCGGATTGTAGCGGAGGAAATGGATCATACGGCTCAGAAGGTTAGCAAATTGCAGAACGGGTAA
- a CDS encoding DUF3021 family protein has translation MKNAFIYISAACFAFTASTIFYSLFRLLSFFPPLDEKMSMSLLLIAICITFLISLSHRLPIEQPFILHGVGALCVILVLLGAGVLFDLFPLVPFYVAMTVVTGLLSYAFVIVLSYMNNKADEQKINRTIKERRL, from the coding sequence TTGAAAAACGCATTCATTTATATAAGTGCTGCTTGCTTCGCGTTTACGGCGAGCACGATCTTCTATTCCCTATTCCGGCTGCTGTCCTTCTTTCCTCCGCTGGATGAAAAGATGAGCATGTCCTTGTTGCTGATCGCTATTTGCATCACTTTTCTTATTTCCTTGTCGCACAGACTTCCGATTGAGCAGCCTTTCATCTTGCATGGGGTCGGTGCACTTTGTGTCATTCTTGTCCTGCTCGGCGCTGGTGTCTTATTCGACCTTTTCCCACTCGTGCCTTTCTATGTTGCTATGACGGTCGTGACCGGGTTGCTCTCTTACGCATTCGTCATCGTCCTTAGCTACATGAACAACAAAGCGGATGAACAGAAAATCAACCGCACCATTAAAGAAAGGAGATTGTAA
- a CDS encoding copper amine oxidase N-terminal domain-containing protein, with protein MSNRILSLAICLSVCMLVGACSEKETSGVVDVVEETEKAVEITEGTKTPLPVNAHEEDVLSIETIIVDNEIVKNENPAILKKEMLFLPASVFESMRMDVEWEAAEQSLLLRNNEMALMLTASVNEADLNGQPFPLVAAPEVREGMLYVPSHIVEGAIGGAIYYDPYMAEVTIFTPSYIKDYQIDLAQLNTDVEMYLAEMEQNRMEAEETKSDGPEQSDGQENTDTTPTPAGPVDMKRLSGMYAGFRPDTNGYACGGMCWDFYTFLPKKRVVIGLPAKGGPETVDCQVDECLTYSIKGNQLKLSNGDTVAINTSAKGAFMLGGVQMAAVEPVQSGLKLNDTYKYTGYSGLIGINPAATSWTYVLRLETDGQFELTGTSLGSLAMPGSAISQTDSNGREDRGTYSIEGNTITLKSADGSIHQALFFLHDGDKEDIQVGLRNYYVD; from the coding sequence ATGTCGAACCGGATACTCTCTCTAGCTATCTGTCTGTCAGTTTGTATGCTTGTCGGTGCCTGTTCGGAGAAGGAAACGAGCGGTGTTGTGGACGTTGTCGAGGAAACAGAAAAGGCAGTTGAGATTACAGAAGGGACAAAGACACCACTGCCAGTAAATGCGCATGAAGAAGACGTGTTGTCAATTGAAACAATCATCGTCGACAATGAAATCGTGAAAAACGAAAATCCAGCCATTTTGAAAAAAGAAATGCTGTTCCTTCCTGCAAGCGTATTTGAATCCATGCGTATGGACGTGGAATGGGAAGCTGCAGAGCAAAGTTTATTGTTGCGAAACAATGAAATGGCGTTGATGCTGACAGCAAGTGTGAATGAAGCGGATTTGAACGGTCAGCCATTCCCATTGGTGGCTGCACCTGAAGTGAGGGAAGGCATGCTGTATGTGCCTAGCCATATTGTGGAAGGCGCGATAGGCGGGGCTATTTACTATGATCCGTATATGGCGGAGGTTACGATTTTCACACCGAGCTATATTAAAGACTATCAGATCGATTTGGCGCAGTTGAATACAGATGTCGAGATGTACTTGGCGGAAATGGAACAAAATAGGATGGAGGCGGAAGAAACAAAGTCGGATGGACCTGAACAATCAGATGGACAGGAGAATACGGATACAACCCCTACACCGGCAGGTCCTGTGGATATGAAGCGCTTATCCGGCATGTACGCGGGTTTCCGCCCGGATACGAATGGCTATGCTTGCGGCGGAATGTGCTGGGATTTTTACACATTCCTGCCGAAGAAGAGAGTAGTGATCGGTCTGCCGGCAAAAGGAGGTCCGGAAACTGTGGATTGCCAAGTAGATGAATGTTTGACGTATTCCATCAAGGGCAATCAGTTGAAGCTAAGCAATGGCGATACAGTTGCAATCAATACATCTGCCAAAGGTGCTTTTATGCTCGGTGGTGTCCAGATGGCTGCAGTCGAACCGGTCCAAAGTGGCTTGAAACTCAATGATACGTATAAGTATACGGGGTATTCCGGGTTGATTGGCATTAATCCTGCTGCGACATCGTGGACGTATGTATTGCGCCTTGAAACGGACGGCCAATTTGAATTGACGGGCACGAGTTTAGGCAGTCTAGCCATGCCAGGTAGCGCAATTTCGCAGACAGATTCAAATGGAAGAGAGGACAGAGGGACGTATTCAATTGAAGGGAATACAATTACGTTGAAGAGTGCAGATGGATCGATCCATCAGGCGCTGTTCTTCTTACACGACGGGGATAAAGAGGATATCCAGGTCGGACTGCGGAATTATTATGTGGATTAA
- a CDS encoding hexameric tyrosine-coordinated heme protein, whose amino-acid sequence MEDWLTSLQTDTPQQGFELALKLARKGVAYTQTSADVREKLRPEYAENADSLTMASHVVATHFQTVAAANNYWK is encoded by the coding sequence ATGGAAGATTGGTTGACAAGCTTACAGACAGACACCCCCCAGCAAGGATTTGAACTCGCTTTGAAACTGGCAAGAAAAGGCGTTGCATATACACAAACGTCCGCGGATGTCCGCGAGAAACTGCGTCCTGAGTATGCCGAAAATGCCGACAGTCTGACAATGGCCTCCCATGTGGTCGCTACCCATTTTCAAACCGTTGCAGCCGCAAATAATTATTGGAAGTGA
- a CDS encoding tetratricopeptide repeat protein yields the protein MSINEKALQLFEANEYSEALGLLEQAVKEERTVQALNNLAWMYLYEEEDAKRAKPLLEEVIAMHPSSYFPYAMLGEIALQEKQWASARELLHTSLAIKHSREAVHNLAVADYHTGRLQQAADGFHSIAEDSDISSWYEVSVRIQNGETAVAKSILDRWNDQSDQYLGAIEAADAYAEIGCLREARKMYEKEWKEYVVSSYVISRYAYVLFHLQDTEACRQVIDQAIADKAIEMEEERQEPCDEHWSATDKAERIDELHRELSGLQQLFDQLQAGFRPPFEFEMHTEGGCYLFGCKQHGHPEYVGIGE from the coding sequence ATGTCAATCAATGAAAAGGCGCTTCAACTTTTTGAGGCAAATGAATATAGCGAGGCACTCGGACTGCTGGAACAGGCGGTTAAGGAAGAGCGAACCGTGCAAGCGCTGAATAACTTGGCGTGGATGTATCTATACGAAGAAGAGGATGCGAAACGCGCCAAACCGCTTCTTGAAGAGGTGATTGCCATGCATCCGTCGTCGTACTTTCCGTATGCGATGCTCGGTGAAATCGCCCTGCAGGAAAAACAGTGGGCAAGTGCACGCGAACTACTTCATACTTCTCTCGCCATCAAGCACTCACGAGAAGCGGTGCACAATTTGGCAGTTGCCGACTACCATACCGGACGTCTCCAACAAGCGGCGGACGGTTTTCATTCGATTGCCGAAGACTCGGATATTAGTAGTTGGTATGAAGTAAGTGTACGCATTCAAAACGGAGAAACAGCTGTCGCCAAATCGATTCTCGATCGCTGGAACGACCAATCAGACCAGTATCTTGGTGCGATCGAAGCCGCCGATGCCTATGCAGAAATCGGCTGTTTGCGTGAAGCGCGGAAGATGTATGAAAAAGAGTGGAAAGAGTATGTTGTCTCCTCTTATGTCATTAGTCGGTATGCGTATGTTTTGTTTCATCTGCAAGATACAGAAGCTTGCAGGCAAGTCATTGATCAGGCAATTGCAGACAAGGCAATTGAAATGGAAGAGGAACGCCAAGAACCGTGTGATGAACATTGGTCGGCAACCGATAAAGCCGAAAGAATTGATGAGTTGCATAGGGAGCTAAGCGGACTACAGCAATTGTTTGACCAATTGCAGGCGGGATTCCGACCGCCATTCGAATTTGAAATGCATACTGAGGGCGGTTGCTATCTATTCGGTTGCAAACAGCATGGCCATCCGGAATACGTCGGAATAGGGGAGTAG
- a CDS encoding LytTR family DNA-binding domain-containing protein, producing MKIEESKDFDEVEIIIRCSEIDDQLAGLIRQINQMAMTFTGKLEGRIHSIDLHDVLYIETVDNQTFLCTSTDVFESDLKLYTFEERLKETHFLRISKHLIVNMKQIESVRALLNGKFEALLDTGEKVIVNRHYAKSFREYFLRGGDH from the coding sequence TTGAAGATTGAAGAGTCGAAGGATTTTGACGAAGTCGAGATTATCATCCGTTGTTCGGAAATCGATGACCAGCTGGCAGGGCTCATCCGACAGATTAATCAGATGGCAATGACTTTTACCGGAAAGCTGGAAGGTCGTATCCATTCGATTGATTTGCACGATGTACTGTATATCGAGACAGTCGACAACCAAACATTTTTATGCACGTCCACAGATGTTTTTGAAAGTGATTTAAAGCTATATACATTTGAAGAACGATTGAAAGAAACACACTTCCTGCGTATCAGTAAGCATTTAATTGTTAACATGAAGCAGATTGAAAGCGTAAGGGCATTACTGAACGGCAAGTTTGAAGCACTTCTTGACACGGGTGAAAAAGTGATTGTCAACCGGCATTATGCCAAGTCATTCCGGGAATATTTCCTGCGAGGAGGAGACCATTGA
- the gltS gene encoding sodium/glutamate symporter: MIEINQISTLFLAAALYLLGMVLVNRIGILDRFLIPAPVVGGLLFAVMALILQSTGIVEIKLDTSLQSLFMIAFFTTVGLGASFKLIKLGGKLLVIYLLLCGVTVFMQNVIGVSLAKVFNIDPLLGVMSGAVSMSGGHGGAAAYGQTIEGLGISSAVTIGLAAATLGLICGSLSGGPIAKYLIGKHNLKPVAGTISEFVDEDEKPIGQHSFMVQVTMITLSMAGGTILGDMFTQATGFVLPAYIGAMFVAVLLRNIVDRFLPGTVNMSEINLIGDVSLAIFLSMALMSIKLWEVAGLALPLVGIILFQVIFIIGFAVFIMFRALGKDYDAAVMVAGFLGHGLGATPNAMANMGATVNKFGPSRTAFLVVPIVGAFLMDVIFSAPIIITTINLLAP, translated from the coding sequence ATGATAGAAATCAACCAAATATCAACTTTATTTTTAGCGGCGGCACTGTATCTGCTTGGTATGGTACTCGTCAATAGAATCGGCATCTTGGATCGCTTCCTGATTCCTGCGCCTGTTGTTGGCGGCCTGCTATTCGCCGTTATGGCTCTCATTCTCCAATCAACAGGCATTGTTGAAATCAAATTGGACACGTCGTTACAGTCGCTATTCATGATTGCCTTTTTCACGACAGTCGGTCTCGGCGCAAGCTTTAAATTGATTAAGCTCGGCGGCAAGCTGCTTGTCATTTATTTATTGCTCTGTGGTGTAACCGTATTCATGCAGAACGTGATTGGTGTCTCCCTAGCAAAAGTATTTAATATCGATCCATTACTCGGTGTCATGAGTGGAGCTGTTTCCATGAGTGGCGGACATGGGGGTGCAGCAGCATACGGTCAAACCATTGAGGGGCTCGGCATTTCCTCCGCTGTCACGATTGGGTTAGCTGCGGCGACGCTTGGCCTAATTTGCGGCAGTCTGTCAGGTGGTCCAATCGCTAAGTATCTAATCGGCAAGCATAATTTAAAACCGGTTGCAGGCACAATTTCTGAATTTGTAGATGAAGACGAAAAGCCTATTGGGCAGCATTCATTCATGGTCCAAGTTACGATGATTACACTGTCCATGGCAGGTGGAACGATACTTGGCGACATGTTCACCCAAGCAACAGGTTTTGTACTTCCTGCTTATATAGGGGCTATGTTCGTGGCAGTTCTCCTACGGAATATCGTCGATCGTTTCTTACCGGGAACAGTTAACATGAGTGAAATTAACTTAATCGGGGATGTGTCACTCGCTATCTTCTTATCAATGGCACTCATGAGCATTAAATTATGGGAAGTGGCGGGACTCGCACTGCCGCTTGTCGGAATCATCCTTTTCCAAGTAATCTTCATTATCGGATTCGCTGTCTTCATTATGTTCCGCGCCCTAGGCAAAGACTATGATGCAGCCGTTATGGTCGCTGGATTCCTCGGCCATGGCCTTGGCGCAACACCGAATGCAATGGCCAATATGGGAGCAACTGTCAATAAATTCGGTCCTTCCCGTACCGCGTTTCTTGTCGTACCAATTGTTGGCGCATTTCTAATGGATGTCATTTTCAGTGCACCGATCATTATTACGACGATCAACCTCTTGGCACCTTAA
- a CDS encoding ABC transporter permease, with product MLLFVKRNMLIYARDKSAVFFSLLSVLILIGLYVFFLGDLIAGGLPDFPAKNWLLLSWIIAGVLSVTSVTTTLGAFGIMVEDKANQAYKDFDVAPIKRSTLLGGYIISSLSIGFFICVVALLLSNIMLFISGEPMMALLTIFKATGIILLSVLTAASMIALLVTFFKTSNAFAAISTVVGTLLGFLAGIYIPIGNLPSYLQGIIKVFPLSHPAALLRQTLMEAPLEKAFAGAPADMQTGFEKTMGVFFELNGNTVPPLYSVLYLIGITILFFSLTVWVMRLKKEVV from the coding sequence ATGTTGCTGTTCGTTAAACGTAATATGCTGATCTATGCCCGTGACAAATCCGCTGTCTTCTTCTCTTTACTGTCTGTGCTCATATTAATCGGTTTGTATGTATTTTTCCTCGGTGACCTGATTGCAGGCGGCTTACCTGATTTCCCTGCGAAAAACTGGCTGCTTCTGTCTTGGATTATCGCGGGTGTCCTGTCCGTTACAAGCGTGACGACTACGTTAGGCGCTTTTGGCATCATGGTCGAAGATAAGGCGAATCAAGCCTATAAAGACTTCGACGTCGCACCTATCAAACGATCCACGCTCCTGGGCGGCTACATCATCAGCTCACTTTCCATCGGCTTTTTCATATGTGTTGTAGCTCTTCTATTGTCGAATATCATGCTGTTCATTTCAGGTGAACCGATGATGGCACTGCTGACAATTTTTAAGGCGACCGGCATCATCCTTTTGTCCGTCCTCACGGCGGCGTCCATGATTGCACTGCTTGTCACTTTTTTCAAAACTTCCAATGCGTTCGCAGCCATTAGCACTGTCGTCGGGACGTTGCTTGGTTTTTTGGCGGGTATTTACATTCCAATCGGCAACCTGCCTTCTTATTTGCAAGGAATCATCAAAGTTTTCCCGCTCTCCCATCCAGCCGCTTTGTTGCGCCAAACGCTCATGGAGGCCCCGTTGGAAAAAGCTTTTGCAGGTGCACCTGCAGATATGCAGACCGGTTTCGAAAAGACCATGGGCGTTTTCTTCGAACTGAATGGCAACACCGTGCCCCCTCTCTACAGCGTTCTGTATCTGATTGGGATTACCATTCTGTTCTTCTCGCTGACTGTTTGGGTCATGCGATTG
- a CDS encoding ABC transporter ATP-binding protein, with protein sequence MEKIIDVQHIKKAFGKVQAVHDVSFYVEKGDLFSFIGTNGAGKSTVISIILTLLQPDDGSVFVNGYEAGKNNAQIREKIGVVFQESLLDPLLTVEENLHVRAQFYGMDKTARTEAIERVADTTGIRPILKRRYGKLSGGQKRRSDIARALLHEPAILLLDEPTTGLDPQSRQMIWEMIGRLQKDRGMTVFLTTHYIEEAGGSDYVVVINEGKIIAKGTPASLKDRYSADRLLLTPSDSTQLQEHLTQRGIAFTEENGVLLIDLGHTLDAVPLITDTRSFLASFEVQKSSLHDVFIRIHEGKEVMSDVAVR encoded by the coding sequence ATGGAGAAGATCATAGATGTACAGCATATTAAAAAAGCATTTGGCAAAGTCCAAGCCGTCCATGATGTTAGCTTCTATGTTGAAAAAGGTGATCTGTTTTCATTCATTGGTACGAACGGAGCCGGTAAGTCAACTGTGATTTCCATCATTCTGACCTTGCTTCAGCCTGACGACGGATCGGTATTCGTCAACGGGTACGAAGCGGGAAAGAACAACGCTCAGATCCGAGAGAAGATTGGTGTCGTGTTCCAGGAAAGCCTGCTCGACCCCCTTCTGACCGTCGAAGAGAATCTGCATGTACGCGCTCAGTTTTACGGTATGGATAAAACCGCAAGAACGGAAGCGATCGAACGGGTGGCGGACACGACAGGTATCCGCCCAATCCTAAAACGCCGCTACGGTAAGCTTTCGGGCGGTCAGAAAAGAAGATCTGATATCGCCCGGGCCCTGCTGCATGAGCCGGCCATCCTACTGTTAGATGAACCGACAACCGGGCTCGACCCGCAAAGCCGTCAGATGATTTGGGAGATGATAGGCCGCCTGCAAAAAGACCGGGGCATGACCGTCTTTCTGACAACCCATTATATCGAGGAAGCCGGCGGTTCGGATTACGTCGTCGTCATTAACGAAGGCAAGATTATCGCAAAGGGAACGCCTGCTTCATTGAAAGACCGCTATTCTGCAGACCGGCTACTACTGACGCCTTCCGATTCCACCCAATTACAGGAACACCTCACGCAGCGCGGCATCGCTTTCACGGAAGAGAACGGGGTGCTGCTGATCGATCTCGGCCATACATTGGATGCGGTTCCGCTCATCACGGATACAAGGTCGTTTTTGGCTTCATTTGAAGTACAGAAATCCAGTCTTCATGATGTTTTCATCCGTATCCACGAAGGAAAGGAGGTCATGTCGGATGTTGCTGTTCGTTAA